Within the Bacillus pumilus genome, the region TTTGCATTGCATTCAATGTGAATGTATTACTTATTGTTATCTAGTTTTCAAAGAACAATCCTGTCTCGCTAGAGACATGTTTTGAAGGAATGATCCTTCAAAACTAAACAAGACGAAAACGCACGCTGCTCCATATATCCTTAGAAAGGAGGTGATCCAGCCGCACCTTCCGATACGGCTACCTTGTTACGACTTCACCCCAATCATCTGTCCCACCTTCGGCGGCTGGCTCCATAAAGGTTACCTCACGCATGTATTAGGCACGCCGCCAGCGTTCGTCCTGAGCCAGGATCAAACTCTCCGAAAAAGTACAAAACCGAAGTTTTGTTTTTCGTCAGCGTTTGACTGACTACCTATGAAACATCATAGGATTTTTATAAAAACTCGAATTAACAGGTACGTTTTGTCTTGTTTAGTTTTCAAAGATCATATTGGTGGAGCCTAGCGGGATCGAACCGCTGACCTCCTGCGTGCAAGGCAGGCGCTCTCCCAGCTGAGCTAAGGCCCCATAAAAGATGGTCGGGAAGACAGGATTCGAACCTGCGACCCCTTGGTCCCAAAGAGTAAGGAAAAACCCATGTTGTGGAAAGGATCCTTGTGTGTGTGTTATTCAAGGTCGACCAGGTAGGAGAGGTCCAGCCGGTCCAGCGGGTGCAGCAGGTCCAGCCGGCCCAGCAGGGGCAACAGGAGCGACAGGTGTAGGTCTAACAGGAATTGTAGCATTTGATCCAGCATCAGCACCAGGTTATCGAGTAGGTCAAGTGGTGACGTCCAATGGAAGCACATATCTAGTGAATACGGCATCTCCAACAGGAACGCCAGGAACATCACCAGATTACACGTTGATAGCAGGTGCAGGGGCAACAGGGACCTACTGGGGCCACAGGTATCACAGGTTCAACCGGACCTACTGGTGCAACAGGAATCACTGGTGCTACCGGACCTACTGGCGTCACAGGTATCACTGGTGCTACTGGTCCTACGGGCGTCACAGGTATCACTGGTACTACCGGATCTACTGGCAGCACAGGTATCACTGGTTCAACCGGACCTACTGGTGCAACAGGTATCACTGGTTCAACTGGATCTACGGGTGCCACGGGTAGCACTGGACCAACTGGTCCGACTGGTTCTACAGGAATCACTGGTGCTACCGGTCCGACTGGAGCCAAAATCGCACGATTTGGTTTTCAAGTAGAAGCTGTTGCACTTGATTCAGGTTATTTGACAACACCAATTTGTAAAGGTTTATCTGATCGACATATTTTTGGTGTCATTGCCCATAGACGTTTTCATCCAACAAGAGGATTATTTGAGAAGTGGAAATTTCAGTATGATTCTGAAAATGATCATTACATATGCCCAAAAGGTGAGAAGCTTTTATATACGACAACAGATCGAAAAGGTTATCGATTCTACAAATCAGATCCTAAAAAATGTGCATCGTGTCCTTAAATACAATCAGTAGAGGAGTATGTGGCACCGACAAATGAAATTGAGAAAAGCATAGAAAAGATGTGGAGAGAAATACTTGAAACCGATCAAATTAGTATTCATGCGAACTTCTTCGAACTGGGTGGTCATTCTTTAAAAGCCATGATGTTGGTGTCGCGTATTTCAAAACAGTTTCAAGTACAAGTACCAATTAATGAAATCTTTTCACGCCCAACAATTAAAGAGTTATCAGAATACGTTCAAAAGACAGACGAAAAGACATATCTTCCAACAATTGATTAACCATAAAACTGTTCAACGTATCATGCAGAAAAACCAGTGGCAATGCCGGGTTAAAATGAAAAAGCGTAAGAAGAATGGGCAGCCTTATGCCGTAGCCGGTAATATACTGGATCGGAATTTTCAATGTGATCGCCCTCTTGAAAAACTAGTAACGGACATCACGTATTTGCCTTATGGACAGAAACAATTGTACCTTTCCAGTATATTGGATTTATATAATGGAGAAGTGATTGCTTTTACGATTGGTGATAAGCAGGACACAGACTTTATCTTTAAAAGAAGAGGCTGTTCAAATGAGGTTAGCTGGAATTCCGATAAAAGAAATCATGGACAAGTTAGGAATTAAGAATAGAACACAAGTGAAAACGTGGATGAAATGGTATCGCGAGGGTGAAATCCATCGATTTCATCAACCGGTTGGAAAGCAGTATACCTATGGGAAAGGACCAGAATATCAAAATGAGAACGAGAAGTTGAAAACAGAAAATCTTTATTTAAAACAACAAATTGACCTATTAAAAAAGTATATGTCGCGTATTTCAAAACAGTTTCAAGTACAAGTACCAATTAATGAAATCTTTTCACGCCCAACAATTAAAGAGTTATCAGAATACGTTCAAAAGACAGACGAAAAGACATATCTTCCAACAATTGAACGTGTAGAACATCAGAAGTATTATCCAGCATCATCTGTTCAAAAACGATTACACTCTATACATCATATAGATGAAACGAAAATGACTTATAATATGCCAATGGTATTAAGCATCGAAGGTGCTTTAGGCCCTTATAAATGATTGAATAGCTTTTTCTACATCTGTGTTACTGTCCGCATAAAAATACTGAAGTTGACAAATCAGATTCTCATCAATTTTTTGAACAAGTTCATCATCCACCATATGGAATGAAGACCGCAAGGATTCATGACGACTCACAATGGTTTGTAGAGCGCCTTCCAAGCGTTTAATATCTAAAGCACCTTCGATGCTTAATACCATTGGCATATTATAAGTCATTTTCGTTTCATCTA harbors:
- a CDS encoding phosphopantetheine-binding protein, with amino-acid sequence MWREILETDQISIHANFFELGGHSLKAMMLVSRISKQFQVQVPINEIFSRPTIKELSEYVQKTDEKTYLPTID
- a CDS encoding helix-turn-helix domain-containing protein encodes the protein MRLAGIPIKEIMDKLGIKNRTQVKTWMKWYREGEIHRFHQPVGKQYTYGKGPEYQNENEKLKTENLYLKQQIDLLKKYMSRISKQFQVQVPINEIFSRPTIKELSEYVQKTDEKTYLPTIERVEHQKYYPASSVQKRLHSIHHIDETKMTYNMPMVLSIEGALGPYK
- a CDS encoding condensation domain-containing protein, whose product is MTYNMPMVLSIEGALDIKRLEGALQTIVSRHESLRSSFHMVDDELVQKIDENLICQLQYFYADSNTDVEKAIQSFIRA